The genomic region ATTAATTTAGCGTATAAAAGTTAATAATTAATTAACGGGCATATTTTAATATGCGGATATAAATGCATACCGAATTACACTAATAGCTATTTTTCAAATTGCCTTCAGGTAGCAATACTCTTCATATACTCTTTCAACTCTATAACCAGCTTGTCTCTTTCACCGAATACTCTATTATATATTTCAAGCGCTTTGTTATAATACTTTTTAGCTTGGCTCTTATCATGTAACTTCATAAATGCATTGCCTAATTCCTTAAAAGACTTGGCTATATCTGTATTGCTTATTCCGTAATACTTTTTCTTAAATTCTAATGCTTGCTTAATAAACTTTATTCCGGTGTTAGGTTTATTTAGTCCAATATATGCTATTCCTAAATTCTCTATAATATTTACCACCCAATGAGAGCCTTCTTTTTCTATCTTCTTCCTAATCTTAAGTGCTTGCTGTTGATATTCTAATGCTTGCTTATACTTACCCAGTTTATATAGTACTTTACCTTTAAGGCATAATCCGCTGGATAAAAGGGATTTATTTTTTGCAAAATATTTTTTCATTAGCTTCAGCCCTTGATCATATTTCTTTAATGCTCCTTCAAAATTCTCTTGGTACTCTAATATCTCTCCGATACCTCTAAGAAAAAATATATACCATCGTGTTGATTTGCCGTAAGCTTTATCTACTATTTTCAAACCTCGGTTAAAATACTCTAACGCTTCTTCAGACTTACCTTGAGCAAAAAGTATATTTCCCATATTAT from Candidatus Jidaibacter acanthamoeba harbors:
- a CDS encoding tetratricopeptide repeat protein, yielding MVIVRKVFSKNHYTYAHCLDIRGSILKAQGEYKEALSCYEECAKVIKEIYGERNGRYSEILNNIASILSILDKYDEALSCCKKALHIDEEVYGKEHGSNAESLYNMGNILFAQGKSEEALEYFNRGLKIVDKAYGKSTRWYIFFLRGIGEILEYQENFEGALKKYDQGLKLMKKYFAKNKSLLSSGLCLKGKVLYKLGKYKQALEYQQQALKIRKKIEKEGSHWVVNIIENLGIAYIGLNKPNTGIKFIKQALEFKKKYYGISNTDIAKSFKELGNAFMKLHDKSQAKKYYNKALEIYNRVFGERDKLVIELKEYMKSIAT